The segment GGGTCCACGACGGTGATGTCCGCGGGCGCGCCTTTGGCCAACGTTCCTCCGGCAATGCCCAGGATTTTCGCCGGGGCATGGGACATAAGCTCGGCCAGCCGCAGCCAGGTGATTATCTTTTTGTCTATCAGTTCCATCACCGCCAGGCTAAGCGCCGTCTCGTGGCCGATTATGCCGAAGGCGGCGGCGTCAAATTCCACGTATTTGTCGTGCAGTCCGTGCGGCGCGTGGTCCGTGGCGATAACATCTATGGTCCCGTCGGCCAAGGCGTCCTTGAGCGCGGCGGCATCTTCGGCGGAGCGCAGCGGCGGGTTCATCTTCGTGCGCGTGTCGTAGCCGCAGCAGGCCTCCTCGGTAAGCGAGAAGTGGTGGGGCGCGGCCTCCGCCGTAACCGGCGCGCCGGTTTTTTTGGCTTTCCTGATTATCTCGCAGGATTCTTTGCAGGAAACATGAGCTATATGCACCGGCGCGTCCAGCCCCCGGGCATACTCTATGTCGCGGCGGACCATTTCATACTCGGCGGCGCGCGCGATGGGCCGAAGGCCCAGCTTGCCGGCGGTGAAGCCTTCGTTCATCACGCCGTTGGCGGATAGTTTTTTGTCCTCGCAATGGTCTATCAGCGCAAGGCCGTTGTGCCGCGCGGCCTTGAGCGCCTTGCGGAAAACATCGTCGGCGGAGATGCAGGAGCCGTCGTCGGTGGCGGCCACCGCGCCGGCGGCCTTGAGCGCGGCGAAATCGGACAGTTCCGCGCCCTGCCTGCCTTTTGTGGCCGCGCAGGCGGCATAGGCGCGCACCAGAGACTCTTTCTTTACAGTCTCGGCCAGTTCAAGGGCGGTGCGCGCATTGTCCACGGGCGGGTCGGTGTTTGGCATCATCAGAACGCCGGTAAAGCCGCCCTTGAGCGCGGCGCGCGAGCCGCTTGCCACAGTCTCCGAATCCCCGCCGGGCCAGCGCCAGTGCGCGTGCATGTCCACAAGCCCCGGCAGCACGATTTTTCCTTTGGCGTCAATAACCTGCGCCGCCCCGGACGCCGGCAGCTTCGCCGCGACGGCCTCTATTTTCCCGTCGGAGACCAGCATGTCGCGCACGGCGTCCAGTTTTGAGGCCGGGTCAACGCAGCGTCCGTTTTTTATGAGATATTTCATATCGCCTCGCTTGCCATAGCGGTCAGATACATCACGGCCATGCGGACGGCGACGCCGTTTGTCACCTGCTCCAGAATGACCGAATTGGGCCCGTCGGCCACCTCGCTGGACATTTCAAGCCCGCGGTTGATAGGGCCGGGGTGCATTACCACGATGTTCTTTTTGGCCTTTTTAAGCCTGTCCTGCGTAACGCCGAATTCGTGGAAGTAGGCCGCGCGCGATGGGAACGCCTGCGCCGCGTCGCGCTCAAACTGCATGCGCAGGACGTTTATCGCGTCCGCGCCCTCCAGCGCCGCGTCCAGGCTGGAGACGGCGCGCACGCCGAATTTTTCCGCGCCCTCCGGCAGCAGCATTCTCGGCGCGCAGACGGTTACGTTGGCCCCCAGCTTGGTGAGCCCCCAGATATTGGAGCGCGCCACGCGCGAATGCGCGATGTCTCCTATGATGCTGACATTGACGCCCTTTAGTTTCCCGAATTTGGAGCGCAACGTGTACAGGTCCAGCAGGCCCTGGGTGGGATGCTCGTGCCAGCCGTCGCCCGCGTTGATGACGCAGGCTTTGACCGCGCGCGACACCATCACCGGCGCGCCCGACATGCCGTGCCGTATCACCATGATGTCAACCTTCATGGCCTCTATGTTGCGGGCGGTATCCACCAGCGTTTCGCCTTTTTTGACGCTGGAGGTGGCAATATTGAGATTCATCACGTCGCAGGAAAGCCGCTTTGCCGCCAGCTCAAAAGAGGCGGAAGTGCGGGTGGACGGCTCGAAAAACAGGTTGGCCACCGTCTTGCCGCGCAACGTGGGCACTTTTTTGACGGCGCGCGTCGTAACCTGTTTGAAAGAATCCGTAACCTCCAGCACATGCTCTATCTCGGCGGCGGAGAGGTATTCAAGCCCCAAAAGGTCTTTTCTGGTCCATTTCATGGCATTTTCTCCAGCGAGACCTCGTCGGTCCCGTCCGTTTCCTTGAGGCGGACGCGCACTATCTCGTTT is part of the Elusimicrobiales bacterium genome and harbors:
- a CDS encoding dihydroorotase encodes the protein MKYLIKNGRCVDPASKLDAVRDMLVSDGKIEAVAAKLPASGAAQVIDAKGKIVLPGLVDMHAHWRWPGGDSETVASGSRAALKGGFTGVLMMPNTDPPVDNARTALELAETVKKESLVRAYAACAATKGRQGAELSDFAALKAAGAVAATDDGSCISADDVFRKALKAARHNGLALIDHCEDKKLSANGVMNEGFTAGKLGLRPIARAAEYEMVRRDIEYARGLDAPVHIAHVSCKESCEIIRKAKKTGAPVTAEAAPHHFSLTEEACCGYDTRTKMNPPLRSAEDAAALKDALADGTIDVIATDHAPHGLHDKYVEFDAAAFGIIGHETALSLAVMELIDKKIITWLRLAELMSHAPAKILGIAGGTLAKGAPADITVVDPAVKWIYAASGIESRSRNSPFVDKELCGLATEVFVGGKLMLLGGRIQA
- a CDS encoding aspartate carbamoyltransferase catalytic subunit; this translates as MKWTRKDLLGLEYLSAAEIEHVLEVTDSFKQVTTRAVKKVPTLRGKTVANLFFEPSTRTSASFELAAKRLSCDVMNLNIATSSVKKGETLVDTARNIEAMKVDIMVIRHGMSGAPVMVSRAVKACVINAGDGWHEHPTQGLLDLYTLRSKFGKLKGVNVSIIGDIAHSRVARSNIWGLTKLGANVTVCAPRMLLPEGAEKFGVRAVSSLDAALEGADAINVLRMQFERDAAQAFPSRAAYFHEFGVTQDRLKKAKKNIVVMHPGPINRGLEMSSEVADGPNSVILEQVTNGVAVRMAVMYLTAMASEAI